The following coding sequences lie in one Pontibacter sp. G13 genomic window:
- a CDS encoding suppressor of fused domain protein, translated as MKTSQSGSPIHEYQDRAQADWVPPAETRHLEAISNHIESHIGPVHRVLHELLSHIVHIDVHWVKPGPKRPYHTFVTSGMSDLPMKVPQGLEDYRFAELCLQLPQQWPVSLEPDEGGEMPASYWPIWWLKKLARFPHEYDTWICQGHTVPNGPDAEPFAIDTELGCFMLTTPWELPEGFEELKIGDDHSIHFWNLFPIYPEEMNLKLDEGSTVLWDRLIKAEVSTVWKLDRPNYGKPQRNWWPW; from the coding sequence ATGAAAACCTCTCAATCTGGAAGTCCCATCCATGAATATCAAGATCGAGCTCAGGCTGATTGGGTACCACCAGCCGAAACTCGCCACCTTGAGGCGATCTCCAATCATATCGAATCTCATATTGGACCCGTTCATCGTGTGTTGCATGAGTTGTTGTCTCATATCGTCCATATAGATGTGCATTGGGTAAAACCCGGCCCGAAGCGCCCCTACCATACCTTTGTCACTTCCGGGATGAGTGATCTTCCGATGAAGGTTCCTCAAGGCCTGGAGGATTATCGATTTGCCGAGCTTTGCCTCCAATTACCTCAACAATGGCCTGTGTCGCTTGAACCCGATGAAGGCGGAGAAATGCCGGCATCCTATTGGCCGATCTGGTGGTTGAAGAAATTGGCCAGATTTCCTCATGAGTATGATACTTGGATCTGCCAAGGGCACACGGTCCCCAATGGACCCGATGCCGAGCCTTTTGCTATAGATACAGAGCTGGGTTGCTTTATGCTGACAACTCCCTGGGAACTGCCCGAAGGGTTTGAGGAGTTGAAAATTGGGGATGACCATTCCATTCATTTCTGGAACCTGTTTCCCATTTACCCAGAGGAAATGAATCTCAAGCTCGATGAAGGCTCAACGGTGCTTTGGGATCGGTTGATCAAGGCAGAGGTGTCTACCGTCTGGAAACTGGATCGCCCAAATTATGGCAAACCTCAACGAAACTGGTGGCCTTGGTAG